From the genome of Streptomyces sp. V2I9:
ATCAGCCCCGGCGCCCCGATCCCGACGCTGTGCAGGGGGACCGGACCCGCGGCGCGGGCGGCGCGCTCCAGCAGGGCGACGGACCGCTCGACGGCCGGACCGGTGCCGGTGTCGCCGCCGACGGGCAGCGTGTCCTCGGCGAGAGTGGCCCCCAAGAGGTCCGTGACGACCACCCCGACACTGCCGAGGCGCACGTCGAGCGCCGCGAGGTGGGCGCGGTCCGCGACGATCCCGTACAGCTTGGCGTTGGGGCCGCGGCGGACGGCCCCGGACTCCCCCACCACCTCGATGAGCCCCGCGGCGCCGAGCCGTTCGACGAGGTCGGCGACCGTGGGCCGGGAGAGACCGGTCTCCGTCTTGAGCTGGGCGGCCGTCAGCGGACCGTCCTGCTGGAGCAGCCGCAGGGCGAGCCGGTCGTTGATGGCCCGAGCCGTGCTCGGAGATGCGCGCATAGCGGGAATCCTTCCAGACCGCCGGCCACCCGTGTCCGGGCCGCTCCCCCGGCCCGCCCGCCGGTCCGTCCGCGGCCACGAGAAAGCGGCTATTTATCAGGCAGGGTTCCTGATAGTTTACGCCACGCATCGCCGCACCGAAGCGCCGGGACCTCCGGGGCCGTCGGCATCCGAGGGATTCCCGGGGAGGGACACGACGGCATGACGAACGACTCGACCGTCACGGTCTACAGCACACAGCAGGTGGGACGGGCCCGTTACGCCGTCGCCGCGGTCTTCACCGTGCACGGCGCGGTGACCGGCAGCTTCGCGACGCGGGTGCCGTGGATCCAGGACCACGCCGGGGTGAGCGCGGGCCAGCTCGGCCTGGCTCTGGCCTTCCCGGCGATCGGCGCGTCGATCGCGATGCCGCTCGCCGGACGGATCAGTCACCGCTTCGGCGCGCGGAACGCCCTGCGCGGGCTGCTGGCCCTCTGGACGCTGGCGCTGATCCTGCCCGCCCTCGCACCGAGCCTGGTGGCGCTGTGCGCCGCCCTGTTCGTCTACGGGGCGACGGCGGGGATGTCCGACGTGGCGATGAACGCCCTGGGCGTCGAGGTGGAGACCCGTCTCGACAAGTCGATCATGTCGGGTCTGCACGGCATGTGGAGCGTGGGCGCGCTGATCGGTTCGGCGGCGGGCACGGTCGCGGCCCACACCGCGACCGACGCCCGGACGCACCATCTCGTCGCGGCCCTGCTGCTCACGGCGCTGGGTCTGATCGCCTGCCGGGACGTCCTCGACATCCAGAGCCGCCCGGACGAGGAGCCGCCGCCGCGGTTCACGCTGCCGCCGAAGTCGGCCCTGATCATCGGGGCGATCGGATTCTGCGCCGTGTTCGCCGAGGGTGCCAGCCTGGACTGGTCGGCGGTCTACCTGCGGGACGTCCTGGACAGCTCGGACGGTCTCGCGGCCGCGTCCACCACGGCGTTCGCCCTGACGATGGCGGTGGCCAGGATCGCCGGGGACCGGATCGTCGACCGGTTCGGCGCGGTCCGCACGGTGCGGACCGGGGGAGCGATGGCCACGGCGGGCGGGCTGCTGGTCGTGTTCTCACCCTCCCCTGCGGCCGCGATGTGCGGTTTCGGGCTGCTGGGCCTCGGCGTTGCGGTCGTGGTCCCGCTGGCCTTCGCCGCGGCGGGGCGCAGCGGGCCGAACCCGAGCCAGGCCATCGCGGGTGTCGCCACCATCACGTACACCTCCGGTCTGATCGCCCCCTCCGCGATCGGCTCGCTGGCCGAGGCGACCTCCCTGGTGGTGTCGTTCGGCGTGGTGACGGTGCTGGCCTTCGGTCTGGTGCTGGGTGCCGGGGTGCTCCGGTCGGCCGACCGGAAGGTCACCGGTTCGGCGGTCGGCGGGGGTACGGCGGCGAAGAGCGTCACCGGCGGCTGACGGGCCGCCCCGGACGAGGACGGCGCGGGGCCGGGGATCGCGGCGGCGCGCGGGGGCGACCTCCGCGCGGCCGCCGCGCGCCGCACCACTACCATGGCGCTGATCTTTTCCGCAGGTGATCACCGAACACCGGGTCGCAGACCGGCCGGCACACCGAGCAGACCTTCAGGGAGCAACCATGAGCCTCGGCGTGCGCTGGACCTTGCACGGCGACGGGAAGACCCCCGCGCCCGGGGCGGTGGTCCGCCCCGACGAACGGCTCTCCTGGCCCCGGACGTTCGGACTCGGCGCCCAGCACGTGGTCGCGATGTTCGGGGCGTCGTTCGTCGCTCCGGTCCTGATGGGCCTGGACCCGAACCTGGCGATCATGATGTCGGGCGTGGCGACCGCGATCTTCCTGCTGGCGACCAAGGGCCGGGTGCCCAGCTATCTGGGCTGCTCGCTCTCCTTCGTCGGTGTCGCGGCCACGATCCGGGCGAGCGGCGGTGACAGCGCGACCGTCACGGGCGCGGTGCTGGTGGTCGGCGCGGCCCTGTTCCTGGTGGGTCTCGCCGTGCAGCGGTTCGGCGCGCGGATCATCCACGCGGCGATGCCGCCGGTGGTGACGGGCGCGGTCGTGATGCTGATCGGCTTCAACCTGGCCCCGGTGACGGCCTCCACGTACTGGCCGCAGGACCAGTGGACGGCGCTGGCGGTGATGCTGTTCACCGGCCTCGCCGTGGTGTGCCTGCGCGGTTTCCTCTCCCGGATCGCGATCTTCCTGGGGCTGGTCTTCGGGTACGTGCTGTCGTGGGTGCTGGACCTGGTGTTCGGGAAGATCCATTCCCCGGTGGGCGGGGCCGAGGCCGTCGACCACTGGCGGCTGGACCTCTCGGCCGTCGGCCGGGCCGACTGGATCGGGCTGCCGTCCTTCCACGCGCCCGCCTTCGAGTGGTCGGCGATCCTGGTGGCGCTGCCCGTGGTGATCGCGCTGGTCGCGGAGAACGCCGGGCATGTGAAGGCCGTGGGTGAGATGACCGGCGACCCGCTGGACGACAAGCTCGGCACCGCCATCGCGGCGGACGGCGCGGCCTCCATGCTCTCCACCGCGGTGGGCGGGCCGCCGAACACCACGTACTCCGAGAACATCGGCGTGATGGCCGCGACGCGCGTCTACTCCACCGCCGCGTACTGGGCGGCGGCCTGCTTCGCCCTGCTCTTCGGCCTGTGCCCCAAGTTCGGCGCGGTCGTCGCCGCGATTCCGGGCGGGGTGCTCGGCGGGATCACCGTGATCCTGTACGGGATGATCGGCCTGCTCGGCGCGCAGATCTGGCTCAACGGCCGGGTGGACCTGCGTAATCCGCTCAACCTCGTCCCGGCCGCCGCGGGCATCATCATCGGTGTCGGCGGCGTCAGCCTGAAGATCACCGACACCTTCGAGCTGGGCGGCATCGCGCTCGGCACCCTCGTCGTGATCACCGGTTACCACGTGCTGCGCGCGTTCGCCCCGGCCCACCTCAAGACCCACGAACCCCTGCTGGACTCCGGCACCTCCACGTACGACGAGGGCACGGACGGCGACGGGCACGCGGGAGGCAAGAGCGCGGGCGGCCGGGACGAAAAGCCCGGGAAGTCCTGACCGCGGGCCGGCCGGGGGCGCGCGTCCTCACGGCCGGGGCGGCCCCGCTGAGCGGCGTCGCGTTTGACCACCGGCCGCGCGAGGTACCCGCCCCTCACGCAACCGAGGAGGACCCATGGGTTTCGCCACGCTCCAGCTCACCGCGATCGACTGCCCGCGGCCGCTGCGGCTCGCCGAGTTCTACGCTGCCGTGCTCGGCGGCCGCATCGAGGGCGGCGAGGACGACGACTGGGTGGACCTGCACCTGGACGACGGCTCCCGGCTCGCCTTCCAGCGGGCCGAGGACCTCACGCCCCCGGAGTGGCCGCGGGCCGACCGCAACTCCCAGCAGCTCCACCTGGACCTGACCGTCACCGACATGGACGCCGCCCACGCCAAGGTGCTGGAACTCGGCGCGCGCGAGCTGGACGTGGACGAGGACGCCCATGCCGGCTTCCGCGCCTTCGCCGACCCCGCCGGGCACCCCTTCTGCCTCTGCCGCGCCTGACCGGCCGGGCGACGCGGGGTCGGCGGGAGCGCGACGACGGCCCGGGGGGGGGCATCCAGCCCCCCGGGCCGCCGCCGACCCACCGCACGGGGCGTCAGCGCACCAGCCTGACCAGCTTGTGGTTGGCGGCCACGACGGTGGCCAGCTCCCCGAGTGCCTGTTTGACCGGCTTGCCCATCTCGCGGGTGATGACGGCGGCGAGCCGGTCCTTGCGCTCCTCGTAGAGCTCCGCGACCCGTCGCAGTACGCCGGCTCGTTCCGCGGGCGGCCGGGCGGCCCAGGCACGCTGGGTCCCGTCGGCCAGGGCGAGAGCCTCACGCAGTTCCCCGTCGGTGGCGGTGGGGTACTCCTTCTCGGTCTCGCCGGTGGCGGGGTTGACGACTCGGTAGGTGCTCATGGGTTCCTTCCGTGCGGAGCGCCGGGACGGGGCCCGTGCGGTGGGGGGACGGGCCGCAGGACGTCCGGGCGGACATTCGGGTACCCATCCGGCAGATGGGCACACCTCGACCATCCCTCTCTTCCGCGGGCGCGCTGCGGACCGGCTCGCGCCGTCACGCCCCGAAGGGGCGATGGTCCGGAGTGTGCGGGCCGTCCGGGGGTACGGTCCTGCCAGTGGTGGAGCGCCCCCACCTGATGCCCGACCGAGAGGGAGCCGTGCCGACCGACGTACCCGACTTCGATGTCGTCATCGTCGGTGCCGGGGCGGCGGGGCTGAGCCTGGCCCACCACCTGTGCGCGCCGGGCGGCCGTACGCCGCTGTCCATCGCCCTCGTCGGTGCGCCGCCGGGCCCGCTGAGCCCGCCCCGTCGCACCTGGTGCTTCTGGGAACGGGGCGCGGGCCCGTACGACGGGTCGCTGACCGCCTCCTGGTCCCGGCTGCGGGTCCGCACGGCAGACGGGAGCGCCGTGACGGCCCGCCTGCCGGAGCTGCGCTACAAGATGCTGCGCTCCGACGACTTCGAGACCCTCGTCGGCCGCCGGCTCGCCGGCTCCCGCGGGCTGCGCCGGACGACGGCGACGGTCGAGTCCGTGCGCGACCTGCCCGGCGGCGGGGCCGAGGTCCTCGGCCGGGACGCGGCGGGCGAACGCGTCCGGCTCCGCGGGCGGCACGTCTTCGACTCCCGGCCGCCCCGGCTGCTGCCGCCCGCCCGCACCACCCTCCTCCAGCACTTCTCCGGTTGGTTCGTCCGCACCGAACGGCCCGTGTTCGATCCGGCCGTGCCGGACCTGATGGATTTCCGCACGCCGCGGCCCGCGCGGGGGCTCTCGTTCGGCTACGTCCTGCCGATCGACGCGCGCACGGCGCTCGTCGAGTACACGGAGTTCTCCCCCGCGCCGCTGGACGCCGACGCCTACCGGCAGGCCCTGGACCACTACACGCGGGAGGTCCTGCGTCTGGGCCCGTTCGAGGTGACGGCGCGCGAGCACGGCGCGATCCCGATGACCGACGGCCGCTTCCCGCGCCGCGCGGGGCGGTCGGTGTACCGCATCGGCACCGCCGGCGGCGCGACCCGCCCCTCGACCGGTTACACGTTCGCCGCCGTGCAGCGGCAGAGCCGCGCCATCGCCGCCGCCCTGCGGGCCGGGCGCCCCCTCCGGGTGCCGGCCGCCCACAGCCGCCGGTCGCGCGCGATGGACGCGGTCATGCTGCGGGCGCTGGACACCGGCCGGATCGACGGATCGGACTTCTTCGGCCGCCTCTTCCGCGGCGTGCCCGCCGAGCGGCTGCTGACCTTCCTGGACGGCGGCTCCCGGTGGTACGAGGACCTGCTCATCGGGGTCCGGACGCCGGTCGCCCCCATGCTGCGGACCGTCGCGGAACTCCCCTTCACGCCCCGCCGTCCCGCCCTTCCTCTGCCTCCCCCACCCTCCGGACCGGAAGAAAGCCGTTCATGAGCCTGTTGCGCGGTGCCGCACTGTCCGAAGCCTTCGACCAGGGCTCCGCCGCCTACGACCGTCTCGTCGCGGCCAGCCCCGGCTACCACGCGCATCTGCGCCGCTCCGCACGGCGGCTCGACCTGCCGGACGGCGGCGCGGGGCTGCGCGTCCTGGACCTGGGATGCGGTACGGGCGCCTCCACCGAGGCGCTGCTCTGCGCCGCTCCGCTCGCCCGGATCACCGGCGTCGACGCCTCCGCGGGCATGCTGGAGCGGGCGGCGGCCAAACCCCGGCTGACCCGGGTGGACTTCGTGCACGCCCCGGTGGAGGAGCTGGCTGGGCGGCTGGTTCCGGGCTCCTTCGACGCCGTGTTCGCCGGCTACCTCTTCCGCAACCTCCGGGACCCCGACGCCGCTCTGCGCCTGACGCACCGCCTGCTGGTCCCGTCCGGCCGACTGGCGGTGCACGAGTACACGCTCGGCGGCTCGCCGGTGCACCGCGCCGTCTGGAACGCCGTCTGCTCCGCGGTCATCCGGCCCGCCGGACGGCTCACCGGGGACGCCCGCCTCTACCGGCACCTCCAGGACAGCGTGAACACCTTCGACACGGCCCCCGAGTTCGCCGGGCGACTGCGCCGGGCCGGGTTCCGGGACGTACGGGCCCTGCCGCTCCCCGGCTGGCAGACCGGCATCACGCACACCTTCGTCGGCCGCACAGGGAAGGAGACGTGATGCCGTCGAAGAGGCACGGCGGAGCCCACCGACACGGCAGGGACCGGCGGGCCGCGGTACTCCACGCCCCGCGCGGCCGCGCCCGGTTCGCCGGCGAGGCCCCCGCCGCCGCGGTCGTCGGCGGCGGCCTCGCCGGGATCGCGGCCGCCACCGGGCTGGCCGAGCGGGGCGTACGGGTGACCCTCTACGAGGGCGAGCAGAGCCTTGGCGGAAGGCTGGCAGGCTGGCCGACCCGGCTCGCCGACGGTACGACCGTCACCATGAGCCGTGGTTTCCACGCCTTCTTCCGCCAGTACTACAACCTGCGCGGCCTGCTGCGCCGGGTCGACCCGGACCTCGACACGCTCACCGCTCTGCCCGACTATCCGCTCAGGCACAGCTCCGGGCTCCACGACAGCTTCGCCCGTATCCCGCGCACCCCTCCGCTGAGCGCCCTCGGATTCGTCGCGCTGAGCCCGACCTTCGGCGTCCGCGATCTGGCCGGGATGAACCCCCGGGCCGCCCTGCCGCTGCTGGACGTGCGGGTGCCCGACGTCTACGAACAGCTCGACGGGGTCAGCGCCCACGACTTCCTGGCCCGCATCCGCTTCCCCGAGGCCGCCCATCACCTGGCCTTCGAGGTCTTCTCCCGCAGCTTCTTCGCGGACCCGCGCGAACTGTCCGCCGCCGAGCTGGTCCTGATGTTCCACATCTACTTCCTGGGCTCCAGCGAGGGACTGCTCTTCGACGTCCCGGCCGAGCCCTTCCCCACGGCCCTGTGGGACCCCCTCGCCGGCTACCTGGAGGGCCACGGTGTCGAGGTGCGCACCGGCACGCCCGTCCACCGGGTCCGGTCGCTGCCCGACGGCGGCCTCGACGTCGACGCACACGAGGGCGCCTCCCGCTACGACGCCCTGGTCCTCGCCCTGGACGGCGCCGGACTCCGGCGGCTCGTACAGGCGTCCCCCGGACTCGGCGACGCCCCCTGGCGGGGCGCGGTCGACCGGTTGCGCTCCGCCCCGCCGTTCCTGGTCTCGCGGCTGTGGCTGGACAGGCCGGTGGCGCACGACCGCCCCGGTTTCCTCGGCACCAGCGGGTACGGGCCGCTGGACAACGTGAGCGTCCTGGAACGCTGGGAGGGCGAGGCCGCACGGTGGGCGCGGCGCACGGGCGGTTCGGTGCTCGAACTCCACGCGTACGCCGTCTCCCCGGACGCCGACCGGGCCGCCGTGCAGGCGGAGGCCCGGCGCCAACTGCACCGGATCTACCCGGAGACACAGGGAGCCCGGATCGTCGACGAGCGCCACGAGTGGCGGGCGGACTGCCCGATGTTCCCCGTCGGCGGCTACGGGGACCGGCCCGCGGTGCGCAGCCCCGACCCGGCGGTCACGGTGGCCGGCGACATGGTCCGCACCGGGCTGCCGGTGGCGCTCATGGAGCGCGCGGTCACCAGCGGGTTCCTGGCGGCCAACGCGCACCTGGAGCGGTGGGGGGTGCGCGGGCAGACCCTGTGGACCGTGCCGCGCAGCGG
Proteins encoded in this window:
- a CDS encoding lycopene cyclase family protein, translating into MPDREGAVPTDVPDFDVVIVGAGAAGLSLAHHLCAPGGRTPLSIALVGAPPGPLSPPRRTWCFWERGAGPYDGSLTASWSRLRVRTADGSAVTARLPELRYKMLRSDDFETLVGRRLAGSRGLRRTTATVESVRDLPGGGAEVLGRDAAGERVRLRGRHVFDSRPPRLLPPARTTLLQHFSGWFVRTERPVFDPAVPDLMDFRTPRPARGLSFGYVLPIDARTALVEYTEFSPAPLDADAYRQALDHYTREVLRLGPFEVTAREHGAIPMTDGRFPRRAGRSVYRIGTAGGATRPSTGYTFAAVQRQSRAIAAALRAGRPLRVPAAHSRRSRAMDAVMLRALDTGRIDGSDFFGRLFRGVPAERLLTFLDGGSRWYEDLLIGVRTPVAPMLRTVAELPFTPRRPALPLPPPPSGPEESRS
- a CDS encoding uracil-xanthine permease family protein — translated: MSLGVRWTLHGDGKTPAPGAVVRPDERLSWPRTFGLGAQHVVAMFGASFVAPVLMGLDPNLAIMMSGVATAIFLLATKGRVPSYLGCSLSFVGVAATIRASGGDSATVTGAVLVVGAALFLVGLAVQRFGARIIHAAMPPVVTGAVVMLIGFNLAPVTASTYWPQDQWTALAVMLFTGLAVVCLRGFLSRIAIFLGLVFGYVLSWVLDLVFGKIHSPVGGAEAVDHWRLDLSAVGRADWIGLPSFHAPAFEWSAILVALPVVIALVAENAGHVKAVGEMTGDPLDDKLGTAIAADGAASMLSTAVGGPPNTTYSENIGVMAATRVYSTAAYWAAACFALLFGLCPKFGAVVAAIPGGVLGGITVILYGMIGLLGAQIWLNGRVDLRNPLNLVPAAAGIIIGVGGVSLKITDTFELGGIALGTLVVITGYHVLRAFAPAHLKTHEPLLDSGTSTYDEGTDGDGHAGGKSAGGRDEKPGKS
- a CDS encoding aldehyde dehydrogenase family protein, which encodes MSTYRVVNPATGETEKEYPTATDGELREALALADGTQRAWAARPPAERAGVLRRVAELYEERKDRLAAVITREMGKPVKQALGELATVVAANHKLVRLVR
- a CDS encoding VOC family protein; translation: MGFATLQLTAIDCPRPLRLAEFYAAVLGGRIEGGEDDDWVDLHLDDGSRLAFQRAEDLTPPEWPRADRNSQQLHLDLTVTDMDAAHAKVLELGARELDVDEDAHAGFRAFADPAGHPFCLCRA
- a CDS encoding class I SAM-dependent methyltransferase, whose product is MSLLRGAALSEAFDQGSAAYDRLVAASPGYHAHLRRSARRLDLPDGGAGLRVLDLGCGTGASTEALLCAAPLARITGVDASAGMLERAAAKPRLTRVDFVHAPVEELAGRLVPGSFDAVFAGYLFRNLRDPDAALRLTHRLLVPSGRLAVHEYTLGGSPVHRAVWNAVCSAVIRPAGRLTGDARLYRHLQDSVNTFDTAPEFAGRLRRAGFRDVRALPLPGWQTGITHTFVGRTGKET
- a CDS encoding NAD(P)/FAD-dependent oxidoreductase — translated: MPSKRHGGAHRHGRDRRAAVLHAPRGRARFAGEAPAAAVVGGGLAGIAAATGLAERGVRVTLYEGEQSLGGRLAGWPTRLADGTTVTMSRGFHAFFRQYYNLRGLLRRVDPDLDTLTALPDYPLRHSSGLHDSFARIPRTPPLSALGFVALSPTFGVRDLAGMNPRAALPLLDVRVPDVYEQLDGVSAHDFLARIRFPEAAHHLAFEVFSRSFFADPRELSAAELVLMFHIYFLGSSEGLLFDVPAEPFPTALWDPLAGYLEGHGVEVRTGTPVHRVRSLPDGGLDVDAHEGASRYDALVLALDGAGLRRLVQASPGLGDAPWRGAVDRLRSAPPFLVSRLWLDRPVAHDRPGFLGTSGYGPLDNVSVLERWEGEAARWARRTGGSVLELHAYAVSPDADRAAVQAEARRQLHRIYPETQGARIVDERHEWRADCPMFPVGGYGDRPAVRSPDPAVTVAGDMVRTGLPVALMERAVTSGFLAANAHLERWGVRGQTLWTVPRSGRSLPLRWLAAHGG
- a CDS encoding MFS transporter, which translates into the protein MTNDSTVTVYSTQQVGRARYAVAAVFTVHGAVTGSFATRVPWIQDHAGVSAGQLGLALAFPAIGASIAMPLAGRISHRFGARNALRGLLALWTLALILPALAPSLVALCAALFVYGATAGMSDVAMNALGVEVETRLDKSIMSGLHGMWSVGALIGSAAGTVAAHTATDARTHHLVAALLLTALGLIACRDVLDIQSRPDEEPPPRFTLPPKSALIIGAIGFCAVFAEGASLDWSAVYLRDVLDSSDGLAAASTTAFALTMAVARIAGDRIVDRFGAVRTVRTGGAMATAGGLLVVFSPSPAAAMCGFGLLGLGVAVVVPLAFAAAGRSGPNPSQAIAGVATITYTSGLIAPSAIGSLAEATSLVVSFGVVTVLAFGLVLGAGVLRSADRKVTGSAVGGGTAAKSVTGG